Sequence from the Terriglobia bacterium genome:
GCTCGCCGCCCTGGTCACGGACGGTGTTGAAGGCGCTGACCAACCCGCCGATCCCCGAGCTGTCCATGTAGGTGACCTCGCCGAGGTTGAGCAAGATCTTCTTGTTGCCCTTGCCGACCAGCTCGCGGATGGTGTCGCGCAGGGCAACGCTGCTCTCGCCGAGGGTGATGCGTCCGCTCAGGTCCACGATGGTGATGGTATCCATCTGCCGTGTGCTCGCCTTCATCGTCACTTGGAATCCCCCTTGGTGTCCGCTTCGCTGCCGGTTCCAGGGTGCGGAACCGCACCTCCGCAAGAAGCTGCGAGTCCAAGGCGCGATTATGGCACTTCAGGGCCATAACTTCCGATAAATCGCCTTAGCACACGATTATTTACTTGACGTACCGACGGCTTCGCGCCATCGTGTGCCTAGCGGGGCTGGCCTATGATTAGGCGACCCCCCAAAAAGTGCTGGCGACCCCGCCGGGAGCGCGATATGACGGTTTGCATAGCGGCATCGTGCGAGAGCGGCAAGCGAGTGGTAGCTGCGACCGATGGGCGTCTTTCCTTCGCAGGCATAGCTGCCGATGCGATGCTAGGAAAAATGCTCTGGAAGGTCACACCGCAAGACGAATGGCTGTTTCTCTTTGCTGGCGAACCCTCGAATACCAAAGCGATTTTTGAGGAAATGTACTGGGCGGCGGACGGTGCCTCGCTGACTCGCGAAAACATCCAGAAGATAACGCTTGAAGGCTATCAGAGACGATGGGCTAAGTTTAGCTCTTTTGCCGCGCTCGCCCCCTATGACATGGATCTGGCCAAGTTTAAGGCAGAAGGCCGCGCACAATTAGGGGAGCAAGAATGTACCCGCATCTCGCGGCAGATTGCCGAACGCGCTGTGTATTTTGAAGAGCAGCTTTTGGTGATTGGATGGGGCAAGTCCGAGTATGCGGCTATGCTTTACGAGGTAAGCCCAGACGGAGACCGCGATCATGCCCTGGCGGGGATTGCCGCGATAGGCACAGGCGCAGAGGTGGCAGCCTCAACCCTTCTACTGCTCGGCCAGACGAAAGACAGCACACTTGCCGAAACGCTTTATTGCGTTGCTGCCGCAAAATTCGCCGCCGAGAAGTCGCAGGGAGACGACGTTGGTAAACAACACACAGCCATGTGCATCACGCGGAAAAGAACGCCAGAGGACAAGGGCAAGAACATCGTTGCGGAACACGTTCCCGAGGACGGGATAGCAATATTGCGGGAGGTATGGGAACGATACGGGAGACCGCGAATACCAATGAATGAGGGATGGAACGCAATTGCGGGCGTGGTGAAGAAACTTGGATTTGAAGCTGGCGTGAGTCCGTGGCGAATAAACGAGATTAGGCAGTTAGCCGCTCGAATGTCAGAGCCGGGGCGGTAACCATGTGGCGCAGCGTATCGAGGAATAGATCGTGATTCTTGCGGCGGTTAAACCGGAACGTCATTTCATCCAAGTAGGCGGGGAGATGTTTCGCGCTGACCTTGTGCCACGTTCCCATGATGCCGCGCTTCAAAAGGGAGAAAGCGTTTTCGACGGTGTTGGTGTACACATCGCCCCGCACGTACACCTTGTCGCGGTGCCGGATGGTTTTGTGTTTAGACCCGTGGACTCCTGCTCTAATCATTGCCTTGGGGTATGCGGGCAGTTCATCGGTGACCATCACTTCCACGTCAGCGCTGACGTTCTCTGTGATGTACTTCGCCAGCGTGCCGCTCTTGGCGTCGGAAGCATGAAAGAATCGCAGATCGCCGCCGCGCTGCCGGATGCCGATAACGATTTCCTTGTTCTTTTTGCTGCCCCAATTGCCGCGCTCTTTGCCGCCAACATAGGTTTCGTCCATCTCGACCGTGCCATCCAACATGGGGCGCACTTCCTTCATCGCGGCGCGGATGCGGTGGCACAGATACCAAGCCGTTTTGTAACTCACACCAATCGTGCGCTTCATCTGATTTGCAGAAAATCCCTTGCGCGCCTCGACCAAGAGCAGCACAGCGGTGAACCACGTTTGCAGCGGCAGGTGGGAATCGTTAAAGATCGTGCCAGCCGTAACCGAAAAGTGATATTCGCACTCCGCGCAATCGAACTGCTTGTTCGCCGTAATCCACGAAATCTTTTGGCCGTGGCAGCGCGGACACTCAACCCCGCGCGGCCAGCGCAACTTAACAAGGGCCTCGCGGCATTTTTCGTCAGTATCAAATAAGTGCTGTACGTCTAGGAGAGTCATGACAGAACCTCACAAGAAGAAAATGGGCAGACCACTGGAAGATGTTCCGCTCCGCAAGCTGATGAGCGGCATTCGGCGGGACATCCGAAAGCGGCTGACGGCATCTGCCACTGCAGCGCCCCGTAAGCCGAAGCGGAAGTAAGGGTTATCTTCATTACAAGGAAACGATAGCAGAATGCACTCGTTACGTCAAGTAAATAATCGTGCCTTAGCACAAGTGTGCGCTTTTCGTTCGCCCGCTGGCGCCTCGATCGCGGCGATTCGCGATGGAGGTGCGGAACCCACCCCGATTGTTCTCTCCCCCTTTCCGCTTTTGACCGCTCGTCGCCTCTCGTGAAAGACTAGTTCGTTTGCCCTGCCATTCTTCTTTCGTCCTGTAGGGCACGCCTCATTACTTATGAAGACCGGAATCATTGGCCTGCCGCAAGTCGGAAAGACATCTCTGTTCAGGATGTTGACCAAGGTGCAGGTCGACGCCGCGCACCACAATCCGCGGGAAGCGCATATCGGCGTCGCCAAGGTTCCCGACGATCGCCTCGACAAGCTGGCCGCGCTCTACAACCCAAAGAAGTTGATCCACGCCTCGGTCGAGTACGTCGACGTCGCGGCCATGAGCCAGGAAGCGCTGAAGGACACCGCCTACGCCACCGCGCTGCGCAACGTCGACGCCCTTGCGCACGTGGTCCGCGCCTTTGACGATCCCTCCATCCCACACGTGGGCCCCATCGATCCGCTGCGCGACGTCAAGAACATCGAGTTCGACCTCATGGTCAGCGACCTGGGGCAACTCGAGAAGCGCCTGGAGCGCGTCGAAAAGGACCGGAAAAAGATCAAGGACCCGGAGATCGAGAAGGAGCACGAGATCCTTCTCAAGTGCAAGGCGCAGCTCGAGGCGGAGAAGCCGCTGCGCGAGATGGAGCTGAACCCGGAGGACAAGAAACGTCTGCGCGGATTCATGTTCCTGAGCCAGAAACCCATCCTGTACGTGCTCAACGTCAGCGAAACCACCGACCTGGGCAGCGCACTGGAGCTTGCGGTCGAAAAGCACAAGCTGACGGAGGTCGCGTCGCGCCCCAATGCCGGCGCCACCGCCATCTGCGGGAAGGTCGAGGCCGAACTGGCGGAGATGGAGGACTCCGAAGCCGCCGAATTCCTGGGTTCCTACGACCTCAAGGAGAGTGGCCTCACGCGCCTCATCCGCAAGACGTATGAGTTGCTCGGCCTGATCTCGTTCTTCACCGTCGGCGAGGACGAGTGCCGTGCCTGGACGGTTGATCGCGGTGTGCGCGCCGTGAATGCCGCCGGCGCCATCCACTCCGACCTGGAGAAACACTTCATCCGCGCCGAGGTCATCCACTGGGACGCGCTGCTCGAGGCCGGGTCGGAGGCCAACGCCCGCTCCCGGGGCACGCTGCGCCTGGAAGGCAAGGACTACGTCGTCAAGGACGGCGATGTAATGCATGTACGACATAGTGGATAAGCGCATAGCTCATAGCGCATTGTTCATAGCGCGTAGGACATAGGGCAAGGCGAAGATCTTCATGATGCGTGTGGGGAGAGGGAGCGAGCATGTCCGGGTCATACACCGAGTTGATCGCGTGGCAAAAAGGGATGGATATGGTGGAGGCGGTCTACCGCGCCACTTGTTCCTTCCCCACTCATGAACTGTACTCATTGACTCAGCAGCTACACCGGGCGGCGATTTCCGTCCCCAGCAACATCGCGGAAGGGCACGCAAGGTTCTCGCCGAAAGATTTTCGGCATTTCCTGCGGCAATCTCGTGGATCTGTCGCGGAACTGGAAACTCAACTTATGCTGGCGCAGCGCTTGGGCTATATCACCGACGAGGGGCTTCGTCCGCTCATGGCACAAGTGAGTGAGGTGGGCCGAGTATTGACGGGACTCATCAATTCCATCGATGTGGAGTAGCTGTCACGCGCTCCACCCATGGGCAACGCTGTGCGCTATGTACTATGTGCTATGTACTATGTACTCTGCTCTTCTAAATGCCAACGAATCCCATCCTTTTGAGCGTGCTGCTGGGCCTTACCGCGGCGGCGGCCGACGTCTTCGGCGGCGCCATCATCGTGCAGAAGGTCTGGGAGCGCCGCTACCTGAAGTACTTCGTCGCCCTGGGCGCCGGTTTCATGCTGGCCACCGCTATGACCGAAATGGTGCCGGAAAGCCTGCGCCTCGCCGGGTCGCGGGCGCCTCTGTTCATCCTCATCGGGTATCTGATCGTCCATTTCTTCGAGCATACCGTCACGCCCCACTTCCATTTCGGAGAAGAGACGCACCCCGATGAGTTCGTTCACGCGCACAAGAGCTACTCCGTGCTGGTCGGGCTGACCATCCACACGTTTTTCGACGGGATCGCCATCGCCTCGGGCTTCCTGGTCTCGAGCTGGCTGGGATGGGTGATCTTCCTGGCTGTGTTCTTGCACAAGATCCCGGAGGGCTTCACGGTGGCCTCGGTGATGCTGGCCAGCGGCCGCAGCCGGGGCGTCGCATGGGGTTCCTCGGCGCTACTGGGAGCCGCGACCCTTGCCGGCGTGCTGACCATGTCGTGGCTGGCGGAATTCCTGAGCGCGGGGCTGGCGCTCTCCGCGGGGGTGACCATCTACGTTGCGGCCTCGGACCTTATGCCCGAAGTGAACAAGGAGCCCGGAGTCAAAATGGCGCTGGTGGTTTTTCTCGGCGTCGGCCTTCTCTTTGCGCTCGATCGGCTGATCCACGCCGCCCACTAAAAGAAAAACGTCGCGGGGCGCTGCGCGGCGTCTCGGGACCGTGTGTCGGGGCTATTCCACCTCGTGCTTGGCGTTGTAGCCGTCGCGCGCGATGACCTCGTACTTCACGTCCTTGCCTTTCTGATTGCGCACTCTCAGCGGCTGTCCATTCTCGTCCATCAGTTCGACCTTTACCTTGCGCCAGGTGCCGTCCTGCTTGGTGTTGGTGGGCTTGTAGGCCAGGTTGTACTGGTTGCGGACGGACTGCCCGATCTCATTGAAGATCTCAGGCATCTCGGCCTCGAACCGCGGATAGTAACCGCGGCCACCGGTCATCTTGGCGAACGTATTCATGGCGTTTTCGGCCTGGAGGAAATTCATGCTGGCGATGGTGGGACCCATGCTGCTGGTTGTAGCCGCGGAGTCGCGGATGGCTTCGCGCAACAGCCTGCCGGTGCTAACGGTGAAAATGGTGATGTTGTGCGAATCCTTGACCTTCTTCAGGATCTGGTCGTAGTGGATCTTGCTGAAGGTGTCCAAACCGGTGCCGATCAGGATGACGTACTTGCGGCCTTCCACGCCCTCCAGGCGATCCAGCGTGTCATAGAGCGCGTCCCAGGTGTTGATCTCCCTAAACCCGGGCATCCAAAGCTGGCGCAGAGCTCCGTAGACGGCTTGCTTGTCCTGGGTGAAGTCGGTGAGCATGCGGGGCCTCATGTCGAAGGCGATCACCGCGATCCAGTCGTTCGGCTTCAGCGTATTGGCGAAGCTGTAGGAAGCATTCAGCGCGTCGTAGTTGAACTTGTACCCGGTGGAGGCGAACTCGACCAGCAGCACAGCCGTGATCGGCGCATCCTGTGCTTGCGTCATGTTCGTGACCCGCTGCGGGACACCGTCTTCGAGGACCCGGAAATTCTCCTTCTTCAGACCGGGGATGAACTGGCCGTCTTTGGTCGTGACCAGCACGGGAACG
This genomic interval carries:
- a CDS encoding STAS domain-containing protein: MTMKASTRQMDTITIVDLSGRITLGESSVALRDTIRELVGKGNKKILLNLGEVTYMDSSGIGGLVSAFNTVRDQGGELKLLNLTKKVHDLLRMTKLDTVFDVKDDEATAIAAFTK
- a CDS encoding IS1595 family transposase → MTLLDVQHLFDTDEKCREALVKLRWPRGVECPRCHGQKISWITANKQFDCAECEYHFSVTAGTIFNDSHLPLQTWFTAVLLLVEARKGFSANQMKRTIGVSYKTAWYLCHRIRAAMKEVRPMLDGTVEMDETYVGGKERGNWGSKKNKEIVIGIRQRGGDLRFFHASDAKSGTLAKYITENVSADVEVMVTDELPAYPKAMIRAGVHGSKHKTIRHRDKVYVRGDVYTNTVENAFSLLKRGIMGTWHKVSAKHLPAYLDEMTFRFNRRKNHDLFLDTLRHMVTAPALTFERLTA
- the ychF gene encoding redox-regulated ATPase YchF; translated protein: MKTGIIGLPQVGKTSLFRMLTKVQVDAAHHNPREAHIGVAKVPDDRLDKLAALYNPKKLIHASVEYVDVAAMSQEALKDTAYATALRNVDALAHVVRAFDDPSIPHVGPIDPLRDVKNIEFDLMVSDLGQLEKRLERVEKDRKKIKDPEIEKEHEILLKCKAQLEAEKPLREMELNPEDKKRLRGFMFLSQKPILYVLNVSETTDLGSALELAVEKHKLTEVASRPNAGATAICGKVEAELAEMEDSEAAEFLGSYDLKESGLTRLIRKTYELLGLISFFTVGEDECRAWTVDRGVRAVNAAGAIHSDLEKHFIRAEVIHWDALLEAGSEANARSRGTLRLEGKDYVVKDGDVMHVRHSG
- a CDS encoding four helix bundle protein, with product MSGSYTELIAWQKGMDMVEAVYRATCSFPTHELYSLTQQLHRAAISVPSNIAEGHARFSPKDFRHFLRQSRGSVAELETQLMLAQRLGYITDEGLRPLMAQVSEVGRVLTGLINSIDVE
- a CDS encoding ZIP family metal transporter; this translates as MPTNPILLSVLLGLTAAAADVFGGAIIVQKVWERRYLKYFVALGAGFMLATAMTEMVPESLRLAGSRAPLFILIGYLIVHFFEHTVTPHFHFGEETHPDEFVHAHKSYSVLVGLTIHTFFDGIAIASGFLVSSWLGWVIFLAVFLHKIPEGFTVASVMLASGRSRGVAWGSSALLGAATLAGVLTMSWLAEFLSAGLALSAGVTIYVAASDLMPEVNKEPGVKMALVVFLGVGLLFALDRLIHAAH
- a CDS encoding VWA domain-containing protein — its product is MSPFIQVRKKLSAPAQAFAVVLVMAIALAPVVPLLAQQQPPQQQGQQQQQAPEAGGPQGDVGPLALPKKKEEPPPEKKPEVKNPPGMPEYSLRVDVPLVTVPVLVTTKDGQFIPGLKKENFRVLEDGVPQRVTNMTQAQDAPITAVLLVEFASTGYKFNYDALNASYSFANTLKPNDWIAVIAFDMRPRMLTDFTQDKQAVYGALRQLWMPGFREINTWDALYDTLDRLEGVEGRKYVILIGTGLDTFSKIHYDQILKKVKDSHNITIFTVSTGRLLREAIRDSAATTSSMGPTIASMNFLQAENAMNTFAKMTGGRGYYPRFEAEMPEIFNEIGQSVRNQYNLAYKPTNTKQDGTWRKVKVELMDENGQPLRVRNQKGKDVKYEVIARDGYNAKHEVE